Proteins from a single region of Theobroma cacao cultivar B97-61/B2 chromosome 10, Criollo_cocoa_genome_V2, whole genome shotgun sequence:
- the LOC18585756 gene encoding uncharacterized protein LOC18585756 isoform X2 — protein MAALQHSWLSTLNTTAFFSSSNRQKNSPFKLSFSQKPNSEETSPESAEGPVDPVKLPFERAKAYKKMKVNPDSKTEPNPGEDSGRDRKKTDGSKEIPASVKVALRKAREYKENTGVLGGVDNASESRIASGKNTESGGTSQLGKTAEKKVQKEEKLLISSIDFVGLEFADKKKSRGLPAGLAPVSDPFPEGDLPDVEIIVGDTSKFGEATTSEEKQTTEDSSEIYKPKVSTWGVFPRPGNISKTFGGGRTIRPGEVLESEEDKAAKNERTRQLLTAYKKKIGLNVDPKLRSECEKALKDGDSLMDSGKLKEALSCYERVMEKMPYQSELHGFAALQWSICQDSLRRPSEARIMYEKLQSHPNAKVSKKARQFTFSFKAMEMMKVTGSNPSLKNTGYQNYFEAFIEDKAYNSLEGAEVTEGALNQALPYVIFLLSPIIAVLFIAVQKGYAN, from the exons ATGGCTGCTCTTCAACATTCATGGCTGTCTACTCTCAACACTACTGCTTTCTTCTCTTCCTCTAACCGTCAGAAGAACTCTCCTTTCAAACTATCCTTCTCTCAAAAACCAAACTCGGAAGAAACAAGTCCTGAATCCGCAGAGGGTCCTGTGGACCCTGTTAAGCTTCCTTTTGAGAGGGCTAAAGcgtataagaaaatgaaagtgaACCCAGATTCAAAAACTGAGCCGAACCCAGGAGAGGATTCTGGCAGAGATAGGAAAAAGACTGACGGAAGTAAGGAAATTCCTGCTTCAGTTAAGGTTGCATTGCGAAAAGCAAGAGAGTACAAGGAGAATACAGGGGTTCTTGGTGGTGTGGACAATGCCAGTGAGAGCAGAATTGCTTCAG GCAAGAACACTGAGAGTGGGGGTACCTCCCAGCTAGGCAAGACTGCGGAGAAGAAGGTTCAGAAGGAGGAAAAATTGTTAATCTCAAGCATTGATTTCGTAGGGCTTGAGTTTGCTGATAAGAAAAAGAGCAGAGGACTACCAGCTGGCCTGGCTCCAGTTTCAGACCCTTTTCCAGAAGGCGATTTGCCTGATGTGGAGATTATTGTTGGGGACACCAGCAAGTTTGGGGAGGCAACAACATCAGAGGAAAAGCAAACTACAGAAGATAGCTCAGAAATTTATAAGCCGAAGGTCTCAACATGGGGAGTCTTTCCTAGGCCTGGCAACATCTCCAAGACG TTTGGTGGTGGAAGGACTATTCGACCTGGGGAAGTGCTTGAATCAGAAGAAGATAAAGCTGCTAAAAATGAGCGCACAAGGCAGTTGCTTACTGCTTACAAGAAGAAAATTGGATTGAATGTTGACCCAAAGCTAAGATCCGAGTGTGAGAAG GCATTGAAGGATGGTGACTCATTAATGGATTCTGGGAAGCTTAAGGAAGCTTTATCCTGCTATGAAAGAGTAATGGAGAAGATGCCTTATCAG AGTGAACTTCATGGATTTGCTGCTTTGCAATGGTCTATCTGTCAAGATTCACTTCGTAG ACCAAGTGAGGCTCGGATTATGTATGAGAAGCTCCAGTCTCATCCAAATGCCAAAGTAAGCAAGAAAGCAAGGCAGTTTACATTCAGTTTCAAG GCCATGGAAATGATGAAGGTCACAGGCTCAAACCCCTCGCTAAAGAACACAGGCTACCAGAATTATTTTGAGGCATTTATTGAAGATAAAGCCTACAACTCTCTGGAAGGGGCCGAAGTCACAGAAGGTGCACTGAACCAAGCCCTCCCATATGTGATATTCCTTCTTTCTCCCATTATTGCTGTATTATTCATTGCTGTACAGAAAGGGTATGCAAATTAG
- the LOC18585756 gene encoding uncharacterized protein LOC18585756 isoform X1: MAALQHSWLSTLNTTAFFSSSNRQKNSPFKLSFSQKPNSEETSPESAEGPVDPVKLPFERAKAYKKMKVNPDSKTEPNPGEDSGRDRKKTDGSKEIPASVKVALRKAREYKENTGVLGGVDNASESRIASGIDVLGKNTESGGTSQLGKTAEKKVQKEEKLLISSIDFVGLEFADKKKSRGLPAGLAPVSDPFPEGDLPDVEIIVGDTSKFGEATTSEEKQTTEDSSEIYKPKVSTWGVFPRPGNISKTFGGGRTIRPGEVLESEEDKAAKNERTRQLLTAYKKKIGLNVDPKLRSECEKALKDGDSLMDSGKLKEALSCYERVMEKMPYQSELHGFAALQWSICQDSLRRPSEARIMYEKLQSHPNAKVSKKARQFTFSFKAMEMMKVTGSNPSLKNTGYQNYFEAFIEDKAYNSLEGAEVTEGALNQALPYVIFLLSPIIAVLFIAVQKGYAN; encoded by the exons ATGGCTGCTCTTCAACATTCATGGCTGTCTACTCTCAACACTACTGCTTTCTTCTCTTCCTCTAACCGTCAGAAGAACTCTCCTTTCAAACTATCCTTCTCTCAAAAACCAAACTCGGAAGAAACAAGTCCTGAATCCGCAGAGGGTCCTGTGGACCCTGTTAAGCTTCCTTTTGAGAGGGCTAAAGcgtataagaaaatgaaagtgaACCCAGATTCAAAAACTGAGCCGAACCCAGGAGAGGATTCTGGCAGAGATAGGAAAAAGACTGACGGAAGTAAGGAAATTCCTGCTTCAGTTAAGGTTGCATTGCGAAAAGCAAGAGAGTACAAGGAGAATACAGGGGTTCTTGGTGGTGTGGACAATGCCAGTGAGAGCAGAATTGCTTCAG GAATTGATGTTTTAGGCAAGAACACTGAGAGTGGGGGTACCTCCCAGCTAGGCAAGACTGCGGAGAAGAAGGTTCAGAAGGAGGAAAAATTGTTAATCTCAAGCATTGATTTCGTAGGGCTTGAGTTTGCTGATAAGAAAAAGAGCAGAGGACTACCAGCTGGCCTGGCTCCAGTTTCAGACCCTTTTCCAGAAGGCGATTTGCCTGATGTGGAGATTATTGTTGGGGACACCAGCAAGTTTGGGGAGGCAACAACATCAGAGGAAAAGCAAACTACAGAAGATAGCTCAGAAATTTATAAGCCGAAGGTCTCAACATGGGGAGTCTTTCCTAGGCCTGGCAACATCTCCAAGACG TTTGGTGGTGGAAGGACTATTCGACCTGGGGAAGTGCTTGAATCAGAAGAAGATAAAGCTGCTAAAAATGAGCGCACAAGGCAGTTGCTTACTGCTTACAAGAAGAAAATTGGATTGAATGTTGACCCAAAGCTAAGATCCGAGTGTGAGAAG GCATTGAAGGATGGTGACTCATTAATGGATTCTGGGAAGCTTAAGGAAGCTTTATCCTGCTATGAAAGAGTAATGGAGAAGATGCCTTATCAG AGTGAACTTCATGGATTTGCTGCTTTGCAATGGTCTATCTGTCAAGATTCACTTCGTAG ACCAAGTGAGGCTCGGATTATGTATGAGAAGCTCCAGTCTCATCCAAATGCCAAAGTAAGCAAGAAAGCAAGGCAGTTTACATTCAGTTTCAAG GCCATGGAAATGATGAAGGTCACAGGCTCAAACCCCTCGCTAAAGAACACAGGCTACCAGAATTATTTTGAGGCATTTATTGAAGATAAAGCCTACAACTCTCTGGAAGGGGCCGAAGTCACAGAAGGTGCACTGAACCAAGCCCTCCCATATGTGATATTCCTTCTTTCTCCCATTATTGCTGTATTATTCATTGCTGTACAGAAAGGGTATGCAAATTAG